The following proteins come from a genomic window of Maylandia zebra isolate NMK-2024a linkage group LG22, Mzebra_GT3a, whole genome shotgun sequence:
- the LOC143414553 gene encoding interferon-induced very large GTPase 1-like: MVKDEADTETNTSLTTQTIPTETKEGHKPQESTAKREKPSQTETGALLDRLHLQDKVQQKLSSADFLLIRPPGKKVDHVTSEKDLAHTFLHRLIMLDYRARYIPVKPDSAEVTNIKPTVSDNTEVDDSDLEDFLTNKGTNEKEKKENARVHPMDVQMAVFHFSDSVLKQMMITKLSRCQYALPLLVPDPVTKEIQCPLWTFREITKTWKETQIKDDSAIITMKSFPVYKAETPLVSFFRLGSLSVSKSQLMNTLINDRHDTFFHRNCKGSTKSRYLMDGVAEIAWYCPAGKPDDFIECIAFCNLHGDALFIEKQRDILIEKSSINIFLVASLQSNEERSIILTHLKAKKPLICLTVDDSRDAFKTKQGNYIMGLKDKNHSDVSEHLKKIIREVLSSLDGSSLKPSFQLETMAELSGIKVDETDPACQRGKSAAMKIINLLTKDNMDNMDVSKIKDEFFPCQGQLWHQWSKIHREQFHLRGDIQIEKSKKEETLMNIRKKQCKASCSKLMELFIGSLSSMREESTDRVYFLKWTQIFIDALSTDDLSLIFKSYDEKWSEVLALKNKRDEADLLLKKQTELEDISKKLQSVTFGLEHIFREMGQIYEAHKTTQRESRHTDWSKYPELAAQLMISGHPMELMDGDAGHVPLTWISSLLEEVIKKLGDKKVFVLSILGLQSSGKSTMLNTMFGLQFAVSAGRCTKGAFMQLLKVSEEMKKDLKFDYVLVVDTEGLRALELEGNNTLHHDNELATLVVGLGNLTLINIFGENPSEMQDILQIVVQAFMRMKKVKLSPSCVFVHQNVTDVAAAEKNMDGKRRLQEKLDQMAKLAAKEEIFNAECFSDVIEFDVQKDVKYCAQLWEGSPPMAPPNPGYSESIQEVKNTILSKASKSAGITLSQFKANIQDLWTALLNESFVFSFKNTLEIAVYRKLEVQYGSWTWTLRENMLTIENQLHNRIENGKLDEVESSYLIQQTSKTYEEVRKEMTKYFEDDKDREILTQWRGRFDIKMKEFHDEQVNRVKIKLDGIIQQKKGCKMMDDKKSEFENKLLQKSKELAQELKDKAKDEEELQRQFSSVWSGWVTELTADKKPVEDINLKKDQLTILQELGFEPALIDECKRSGRYRKMSEVGDYSVYVMTSSNVLISFFQKHISSGFSHEEQQEIRSLIDQAEKESIDAIQSKPVATRGYTSTYLIQGANHVTEEVQKFMSERKYNLRKEFSVDLLLRVFYRAESWLLESQKKFVKNNDAKAYLESKQTQYYRVFRSFCKENSSAVVLGELICEKLKASTVEAVCNKTAIDLTGRMRCNFPAFSGNRLNLEKHMLKSLAEKKDFDDFITYIRNPRKQTKAFIKAEVQKYIYTSHKDEAVNILKKNVDDIKKTVSQALFTATQKVQNQRGDTDMWLKEFSNVLKDVLTFDNICSENFTDIKDFHFLKEEIEKGLTSITEKMSSLSLYKLKESRQKPEEILIDQLCSCCWVKCPFCAAVCTNTIEDHKPDDHQTPFHRPDGIKGAYYRQTKVLSVIFCTTLVTSEETFYLRSDSEEAIPHKQYKTAGPPYDTWSITPDGSNLAYWKWFVCQFKTQLENHYGKKFQGSGAIPDQWKKISKEEAIKSLDEMFK, from the coding sequence AAGCCAAGTCAAACAGAAACTGGGGCACTGCTTGACAGACTTCACCTTCAAGACAAAGTTCAACAGAAGCTGTCATCAGCAGATTTTCTTCTGATACGTCCACCTGGGAAAAAGGTGGACCATGTAACATCTGAGAAAGATCTAGCCCACACCTTTCTCCATAGGCTGATAATGTTGGACTACAGGGCCAGATATATTCCTGTAAAACCAGACAGTGCTGAGGTGACCAATATAAAGCCCACAGTGTCTGACAACACTGAGGTAGATGACAGTGATCTGGAGGATTTCTTGACAAACAAAGGTACAaatgagaaagagaagaaagagaatGCTCGTGTGCATCCAATGGACGTTCAGATGGCAGTATTTCACTTCTCAGACAGCGTCCTGAAACAGATGATGATTACAAAGCTCTCTCGGTGTCAGTATGCCTTACCTTTACTTGTTCCTGACCCAGTCACAAAGGAGATTCAGTGTCCTTTGTGGACTTTCAGAGAAATAACAAAAACCTGGAAGGAAACTCAAATCAAAGATGACTCAGCGATCATCACCATGAAGAGTTTTCCAGTCTACAAAGCTGAAACACCGTTGGTGTCATTTTTCCGTCTGGGTTCTTTGTCAGTGTCTAAATCTCAGCTGATGAACACTTTGATCAACGACCGTCACGACACCTTCTTCCACAGAAACTGTAAAGGAAGCACCAAGTCTCGCTATCTGATGGATGGTGTGGCAGAGATTGCCTGGTACTGCCCTGCTGGAAAACCTGATGACTTCATTGAGTGCATTGCCTTTTGTAATCTCCATGGTGATGCTCTGTTTATTGAAAAACAGCGTGACATACTGATTGAAAAATCCTCCATCAATATTTTTCTTGTGGCATCTCTTCAAAGCAATGAAGAAAGATCAATTATTTTGACTCATTTGAAGGCTAAGAAGCCTCTCATCTGTTTAACTGTTGATGACAGTCGTGATGCTTTTAAGACAAAACAGGGAAATTACATAATGGGCCTCAAAGACAAAAACCACTCAGATGTATCTGAACACCTGAAGAAGATCATCAGAGAAGTGTTGTCTTCTCTTGATGGTTCCAGCTTGAAACCATCTTTCCAGCTTGAAACCATGGCTGAGCTCTCTGGAATCAAAGTGGATGAAACTGACCCAGCCTGTCAAAGAGGGAAATCTGCTGCTATGAAAATAATCAATCTGCTTACAAAGGATAACATGGATAACATGGATGTCTCAAAGATCAAAGATGAATTTTTCCCTTGTCAAGGCCAACTGTGGCATCAGTGGAGCAAAATACACAGAGAACAGTTTCATCTCAGAGGAGACATTCAAATAGAGAAAagtaaaaaggaagaaacactGATGAACATACGTAAAAAACAATGTAAAGCGTCCTGCAGTAAACTGATGGAGTTGTTCATTGGAAGTCTCTCATCAATGAGAGAAGAATCAACAGACAGAGTGTATTTCCTAAAATGGACTCAGATCTTCATAGATGCCCTCTCCACGGATGATCTTTCTTTAATTTTCAAAAGTTATGATGAAAAGTGGTCTGAGGTTTTGGCTTTGAAGAACAAACGGGATGAAGCAGAtctgttattaaaaaaacaaactgaacttGAAGACATATCCAAAAAACTTCAGTCTGTAACTTTCGGTTTGGAGCACATCTTCAGAGAAATGGGACAGATCTATGAAGCccataaaacaacacaaagagaGAGCAGACACACTGACTGGTCTAAATACCCTGAGCTGGCTGCACAGCTGATGATATCAGGACACCCGATGGAGCTGATGGATGGTGATGCAGGTCATGTGCCTTTAACATGGATCTCCAGTCTTTTAGAAGAAGTCATCAAGAAACTGGGGGACAAGAAAGTTTTTGTGTTGTCAATTTTGGGGCTACAAAGCAGTGGAAAATCAACAATGCTGAACACCATGTTTGGGCTGCAGTTTGCAGTGAGTGCTGGCAGGTGCACCAAAGGTGCCTTCATGCAGCTGCTCAAAGTATCAGAGGAGATGAAGAAAGACTTGAAGTTTGACTATGTTCTAGTGGTGGACACTGAAGGACTGCGTGCTCTTGAGTTAGAAGGTAACAACACTCTTCATCATGACAATGAACTGGCAACACTTGTTGTTGGTCTGGGAAACCTGACACTGATCAACATCTTTGGAGAGAATCCGTCTGAGATGCAAGACATTCTGCAGATTGTTGTTCAGGCTTTCATGAGGATGAAGAAAGTTAAACTTTCTCCcagttgtgtgtttgttcacCAGAATGTCACAGATGttgcagcagcagagaaaaaCATGGATGGAAAGAGACGCCTGCAGGAAAAACTGGACCAGATGGCCAAACTAGCAGCCAAAGAGGAAATTTTTAATGCAGAGTGCTTCAGTGATGTCATTGAATTTGATGTTCAGAAAGATGTGAAATACTGTGCCCAGCTGTGGGAGGGCAGTCCACCCATGGCTCCTCCAAATCCAGGTTACAGTGAGAGCATCCAGGAAGTGAAGAACACCATCCTCTCTAAAGCTTCAAAGTCTGCTGGGATCACTCTCTCACAGTTCAAAGCAAACATCCAGGACCTGTGGACTGCACTGCTGAatgaaagttttgttttcagttttaaaaacacactggaaattgcagtGTACAGAAAACTGGAAGTCCAGTATGGGAGCTGGACCTGGACCCTGAGGGAAAACATGTTGACCATTGAAAACCAACTTCATAACAGAATTGAAAATGGAAAACTTGATGAGGTTGAGTCTAGTTATCTTATtcaacaaacaagcaaaacataTGAAGAAGTcagaaaagaaatgacaaaGTACTTTGAGGAtgacaaagacagagagatCTTGACTCAGTGGAGAGGACGATTTGACATCAAAATGAAAGAATTTCATGATGAACAGGTGAAcagagtaaaaataaaactggatgGCATTATCCAGCAGAAGAAAGGTTGTAAAATGATGGATGACAAGAAATCAGAGTTTGAGAACAAACTGCTACAGAAGAGCAAAGAGCTCGCTCAGGAGCTGAAGGATAAGGCCAAAGATGAAGAAGAGCTTCAACGACAGTTCAGCTCTGTTTGGAGCGGCTGGGTTACTGAATTAACAGCAGATAAAAAACCTGTTGAAGACATCAACTTGAAAAAAGATCAGTTAACGATCCTTCAAGAACTTGGTTTTGAGCCAGCTCTAATAGATGAATGTAAAAGAAGTGGCAGATACAGGAAAATGTCAGAGGTTGGTGATTATTCAGTTTATGTGATGACAAGTAGTAATGTGCTGAttagtttttttcaaaaacatatTTCAAGTGGTTTCTCCCATGAAGAACAACAAGAGATCAGGTCGCTCATTGACCAAGCTGAAAAAGAGTCAATTGATGCAATCCAAAGCAAACCTGTAGCCACAAGAGGCTACACATCAACTTACTTGATTCAAGGGGCCAATCATGTAACAGAAGAAGTGCAGAAATTTATGTCAGAAAGGAAATACAACTTGAGGAAAGAGTTTAGTGTTGATCTCTTGCTTCGTGTGTTCTACAGGGCAGAGAGTTGGCTTTTAGAATCCCAGAAAAAATTTGTAAAGAACAATGATGCAAAGGCCTATTTAGAAAGCAAGCAAacacagtattacagagtctttAGAAGCTTTTGTAAAGAAAACTCATCTGCTGTTGTGCTTGGAGAACTGATCTGTGAAAAGTTGAAAGCTTCCACTGTTGAGGCTGTCTGTAACAAGACTGCCATTGATCTCACTGGAAGGATGAGGTGTAATTTCCCAGCATTCAGTGGGAACAGACTGAACTTGGAGAAACATATGTTGAAGTCACTTGCTGAGAAAAAAGACTTTGATGATTTCATCACATACATCAGAAATccaaggaaacaaacaaaagctttCATTAAAGCAGAAGTACAAAAATACATCTACACGAGTCACAAAGATGAAGCTGTGAATATACTCAAGAAAAATGTTGATGACATCAAAAAAACTGTGAGTCAGGCTTTATTTACTGCAACACAAAAGGTCCAAAATCAGAGAGGAGACACAGATATGTGGCTGAAGGAATTTTCTAATGTCCTAAAGGATGTACTGACATTTGACAACATTTGTTCTGAAAACTTCACTGACATAAAAGATTTTCACTTTCTCAAGGAAGAGATAGAAAAAGGATTGACATCCATCACTGAGAAGATGAGCAGCCTGTCACTGTATAAGCTTAAGGAATCCAGGCAGAAGCCTGAAGAAATCCTCATTGATCAGCTTTGTAGCTGCTGCTGGGTAAAGTGTCCATTCTGTGCAGCTGTTTGTACCAACACCATTGAAGATCACAAACCTGATGACCATCAAACTCCTTTTCATCGACCTGATGGGATAAAAGGAGCTTACTATAGACAAACTAAAGTCCTCAGCGTCATTTTCTGCACAACACTTGTTACAAGTGAAGAAACTTTTTACCTTAGGTCTGATTCAGAGGAAGCCATTCCCCACAAACAGTACAAAACTGCTGGTCCGCCATATGATACCTGGAGCATCACCCCTGATGGGTCTAACCTGGCATATTGGAAATGGTTTGTTTGTCAATTTAAAACACAACTGGAAAATCACTATGGGAAAAAGTTCCAGGGCAGTGGAGCGATTCCAgatcaatggaaaaaaatatcTAAAGAAGAAGCCATTAAAAGTCTGGATGAAATGTTTAAATGA